The nucleotide sequence GCAGGAAAATCATCCTCAATGACCAGGTACTGTGGTTCCTCTGCATTCACGAAGGATGCTGTATAGGTGTTCTTGTCGGTGATAACCAGAGAGGTATCCTCAAACCCATCGGCCTTGAGCATCGCTTCAACCTTTGCATCTGGACGTGGGGTGATCTTGTCGATCATGGACCAAGGAAATGAAACATCCCTCTGGAGATATGAGACGAAGCCCTCTTTTACCAATCCTTTCTCTTCCCATGCCTGGGCGATGGTCATAACAGCGTCCTGGAGCTTTTCCCCGTTGTGTGAACAGTTGTCCATGCTTACAAGGGCAAGTTTACCCCCATCAGCCAAAAAGCGTTCATACATCAGTGAAACAAGCCTTGGAAGGAACATGATATTTTGCTCAGGCCCTGAGAGAAGGTCTTTCTCGATTGCAGGGTGGAATGATCCATCCCCACGCTTGAGTGCGTACCCTTTTTCGGTGATGGTCAAGCTTACCATCTGAAGGGAAGGGGAGCGGAACGTCTTCTGGAAAAATGCCCATTCTTTGGAGAACTGCTGGTCACATTTGTAGGCAGCTGCGACAGAGGCAATGACCTCCTTGGCGATGGAGCCGTCACTCTTGAGGGTTACCATCAGGGTCATATTGTCGTGTTTCTCATAGACCTCATCGATGATCTGGTAATCAAAACCTTCCCCTACGATGATGCCTGTCTCTGCAAGTCCTTTACTAAGGAGTCTCTGTTGGAGTGCTGCGGGGAAAATACGGAAAATGTTTCCTGCACCAAAATGCACCCAGGTAGGTTGCTTCTCCGTCTTCTGTACCATTGATGCGCGATCATAGGATGGCAGGATATACCCCTTGTCTTCCCATTCGCTTCTCTTTTGTAATCCGGTATTGGTTAGTTTCATGAAGGCCTCCAGGTTTGTTGGTGTTGGAACTGAAGTGGAGCGTACGTCCTCTCCTGTTTGAAGTACTCAGGGTATCGACCAACCATCAATTCAGTTTCCTGTAAAAGTTTTGAAAGGTGTTTATCCTCAAGGTTGAGGATGGCATCAAGTTGTTTGTGTCTGAGTGCATTCAGCATCAGACGGTGTTGCTCAATAATATCTGCAAGGACATTTTTCTGATAAAAGGAGAGAAGACGAATCCTATGGTGGTTTCCGCCTTGGGCGAGGATGATGTTCCAGATGCGTTGCATACCAATGGCATGGAAGATGATTGCATGAAAGGTGTTGTCAGCCTCAAGGAATTTGATGAAATCATCACCAATTGCATACGCTGCCTGTTCTTCAATTGCAGCTTCCATAGCCTTGAAATGATCATCACGTGCCACGTAGATGAATTTCTTGACTGCATGGTCTTCAAGGCTTTTGCGCAAAAAACGTTCCTCTTCAACCTGCTTCAGATTGATGAGGGAGACTCGGGTTCCTTTTTGTGGATAGATATCAACCAGATTGTCAGAGCTCAATCTCATGAGTGCATCCCTGACAGGAGAGCGACTGACCTGCAACTGCACGGAGAGCTGTTGCAGGTTCAACTCCTCTCCCGGCTTGAAGCGCAGGGAGAGAATTTCGTCCCGAAGGGTCTGATAGATTTCCTCAGATGCAGTAACACGGACTATTTGTGCCATACTATTTCCTCTGGTCACTTTTCTGAATAGCCTCGTAAAGCCCGAGAATGTAGGATGCACCGAGTGCACGGTCATACAATCCATAGCCGGGCATTGCCACTTCTCCCCAAATCATTCTTCCATGATCTGGACGAGCTGGTCCTTCGAAGCCTATGTCATAAAGTGCCTTTACAATCTCATAGAGATCGAAGGAACCATCGCTGGAGAGGTGGGCAGCTTCTTCAAAAACTCCCTCTTCAAAGTGATGCAGGTTTCTGATATGGGCAAAATGGATTCTTCCGGGCAGTGAGCGGATGATACCGGGAAGGTCGTTCTTTGGATTGGTTCCAAAAGATCCTGCACAGAAGGTGAGTCCGTTAAATGGTGCATCGACAGCCTTCATGACCTTTAGGATTCTTTCCTTGCTGGTGATGATGCGAGGAAGGCCAAATACAGGCCATGCTGGATCGTCTGGATGGATTGCCATCTTTATACCGTACGTCTCACAGGTTGGCTGGATTGCTTTAAGGAAGTACACAAGATTCTCGAAGAGTATATCATCAGAAACATCCTTGTACGCTTCCATCAGTTCCTTGATCTTTGCAAGGCGTTCTGGTTCCCAGCCTGGCATTTCAAAGCCTTGGGAGCTATTGTTCGTTTGGTCGAGGAAAGACTGTGGATCGATACCATCCACCACTTTCTGGTCATATGCCAATACGGTGCTTCCGTCACTTCTCATCTTGGCAAGTTCAGTCCTGGTCCAGTCGAAGACTGGCATGAAGTTGTAACAGACGGTGGTAATTCCTTCCTTACCGAGGTTCTCAAGGGTCTGGATGTAGTTTGCGATGTACTTGTCGCGATCTGCCCCACCGATTTTTATGGCGTCATGAATATTGACGCTCTCAATGCCGAGTACTTTCAAGTCAGCAGCTTCTACCTCTTTCTTGAGCTCCTGGATTCTTTCGATCGGCCATACTTGTCCAGCCGGAATATCGTAGAGGGTGGTGATAACCCCTTCAACGCCTGGAATCTGACGGATCTGTTGTAGGGTAACGGTATCGTGCTTTGATCCGAACCAGCGAAGTGACATATGCATCATGAGTGGTGCCTCCATATATGTTATACTAATAGTCTAGCATACTAATATATTAGAAGCAATACCCTTATACCCTTTCCCCCCATATATCCGTGAAAAGCCTATCTTCGGTCGCCCATCACCAACATAGACGCGGTTCGGTCTAGGAACAGTGTGCACTCTTTCTTTGTTCTGAGTGCAGCACAAGGGGCGTAGACCCCTATTTGGTCATAGAGACACATGGCAACGGCACGAGCTTTTCTTTGGTCGGGTACGGAACAGATAAGGTGTTTAGCTTTTAGTATCTGTCTTACAGACATGGTGATGGCTTTTGAAGGAACCTCATCAATCTTTGGGAACCATCCTTCGCTTACCTGTTGTCTTCTGCATCGGTCCTCAAGCTCCACTACAATGTATGGGTCGTCTGTTTCAAAATTGGCAGGGGGATCGTTGAACCCGATGTGTCCGTTCTCGCCAATACCAAGGAAGGAGACATCCACTTTTTTTCTTTTGATGAGAGCGTTCAATCTCTTGACCTCTTCTTCCAAATTCTCTGCATCGCCGTTGATCTGGTAGAATGCACCAAGGTGGGTCACTTTCTCGACGAAGCGATTGTTCAGGTAATAACGGAAACTGGAAGAGTGGGTGTCTGGTAGGTCTACATATTCAGCCAAGCCAAATGCCTCCACCTTGCTCCAGTCGATATCTGCTTTTGCAAGATGTTCATAGAGGGAGAATTGACTCAAACCGGTTGCGACAGAGATGACAGCATGGCCTTTCTTCTCAATTGCTTCCTTGATAATGGTAATGCCAAGCTTTGCTGCCTGGTAGCCCATGTCATGTTTGTCTTCGCAAATGGTTACACGCATCTATTGTTGTTCTCCTTCCCCTCCAGTCTAACAAAAGTGTGAAACTGGGTACAGAGGCCTAGAGAAATGCTTCTTCTGAGCTTGGATGGGTTGTATTCCAACTCTTTGTATCAATAATGAGCTGTTTAGTAACTTCCTTTGCTCCATAGGGGGCAAAGAGTTTTTCCATTCCAAGGAAGCCGGATGCCAAGGTGATCACAACCTTATGGTAGTGGAATCGGGCCATTTGACGGCTGAACGAATCAAAAAGGAGGCGAAAGAGGCCAAGCCCACGATACTCTGTCTTGACCCCAAAAAGTGGTACTTCGACGAGATAGTCGGCAAGCATGGTGTAAGAAAGGAATGCTGCCAGACTTCCGTCTTGTGCTTTGGCTAAGTAGAAATGATCGAGTTCGTCGAGTTCAAGATGACGCATCAAAACTACGCTTGCAATGCGGTCTTCTTCGCTGCCTGCCTCAAGTTCTGTGACCAGTGATTGGACCATGTTCATGATTTCTTCGGTTACCGGTCCTTCAAGGGTTTCAAAGGTGAAGTCCTCCAACAAGATGTCTTCGGTGAGTTCTGTCTCTTCATCACTCAACTCAAGTAGCTGGGCAAGGCTCTCCTGTTCCCGGTACCAGGAGACAACCACACGTTTGAGTTGTTCATCACGGAAACTGAACCATTTTCGTTCCAATATTGGCGTCTCTGAGAGGGTATCCTTGAACTTTCTGAAGACACCTCTTCCACTCTGTAGGGCGGCAAGGAGACGGGACCGATAGAGAGGATTTCTTACCCTGTTTGCAAACATTTCCATGAGATGGAACCCATCCGAGGGTTCCCAGTCAGGTATGGGGATGAAACGGTTCTCGCGTTCTTTCTCATCAATATCATCGAGATACTGTATCTCATCCTCCCTCACGAGGAACTCATCCTTGAGGTCAAGGAAGTAAAAGTTCGCTTGATCCTCCATCGCAAAGATGATGGAATCGAGGAGATCCCTACTTAAAACAGGCAAACGATATGATACATGTTCATTATCCATAGGCCTATGATAGCCCGCTAAGAAGGGGGGCGACAAGTGCGTTCGCCTTGACATTAGCGGTAAAAGATACGAATATTAGTACTGTTATTCCAATACAGTAATTAGGAGAATATTCATGAGCATTATTGAATTTATCGAAGCCAGGGAAATCCTTGACTCACGTGGTAACCCCACCGTTGAAGTAGATGTCATTCTTGAGGATGGTTCCATGGGCCGTGCAGCAGTTCCTTCTGGTGCTTCCACCGGAGTCCACGAAGCTGTAGAGCTGCGTGATGGGGACAAGAGCCGCTATCTTGGTAAGGGCGTTTTGAAGGCTGTAGACAATGTCAACAACATCATTGCACCTGAACTTGAAGGTATGGATTCTCTTGACCAGGTTGCTATCGACCGCGCTATGATTGCTCTTGACGGTACTCCAAATAAGGCAAAGCTTGGTGCAAACGCAATTCTTGGTGTTTCCATGGCTGTTGCCCGTGCTGCTGCTGACTACCTTGGTCTGCCGCTGTACAAATATCTTGGTGCTTACCACGCTTGCACTCTTCCCGTTCCGATGGCAAACATCCTTAACGGTGGTGCACACAGCGATAACAAGGTTGACTTCCAGGAGTTCATGGTAATGCCGATCGGTGCTGCTTCCCTCCGCGAGGGACTTCGCATGACCGCAGAGGTATTCCACAACCTGAAATCAGTTCTGAAGGGACGCAAGTACAACACCTCTGTTGGTGATGAGGGTGGTTTCGCTCCCGACTTGCAGTCAAATGAAGAGGCTCTTGAGGTTATCATGGAAGCAATCAAGGCTGCTGGTTACACCACCGGTCGTGATGGGGACTTCATGATTGCTCTTGACCCAGCCAGCAGTGAGCTGTACGACGAGAAGACCAAGACCTATACCCTCAGATGGTCCACCGGAGACAAGCTCACCAGTGCACAGATGGTTGACCTCTGGGAAGACTGGGCAAACCGCTACCCGATCATTTCGATCGAAGATGGTATGGCCGAGGACGACTGGGAAGGTTGGAAGTTACTCACCGATCGTATCGGCGACCGTGTCCAGCTCGTTGGTGATGACTTGTTCGTAACCAATGCTGAGAGACTGAAGATGGGTCTTGAGAAGGGTGTTGGTAACTCCATCCTGATTAAGGTGAACCAGATTGGTACCCTCACAGAGACCTTCGAGGCTATTGACCTTGCAAAGCGCAACGGCTACACCTCAATCGTTTCCCACCGCTCTGGAGAGACCGAGGACAACTTCATTGCTGACCTCGTAGTTGCTCTTGAGACTGGACAGATCAAGACCGGTAGCATGAGCCGCTCTGACCGTCTTGCCAAGTACAACCAGCTTCTGCGCATCGAGGACTACCTTGGTGATACCGCTGAGTATGCTGGACGGGATGCTTTCCGCGTACTGTAAGACACGTTGTTACGTAGTACTATTTCGGGCCATCGCAATGCGGTGGCCCGTTTTGCATGCAAGAGGAGGGGATAATGATCAGAAAACCAAAGATGCTGAAAAGGGGCGATACCGTTGCGACGGTGAGTCTGAGTTGGGGTGGAGCAGGGGATCCTGAGCTTATCTGGCGGTATGAGGTTGGAAAGCAGAGGCTTCAGGATGTATTTGGGCTCAAGGTGATTGAGATGACACATACGCTCAGCGGAAGCTCCTTCATTGCGGATCATCCAGAGCTCCGAGCACAGGACCTAATGGATGCGTTTTGCTCACCCTCAATCAATGGCATTTTTACGTGTATTGGGGGTAATGACAGTATCAGGCTGATGCCGTATCTGGACCTGGATGTCATCGCTCAGAACCCAAAGGTATTTCTTGGGTACTCGGACTCAACCGTTACCCACTTGGTTTGTTACAAAGCAGGATTCTCCTCGTTCTATGGTCCATCCATTCTGGCCGAGTTTGCTGAAAACAGGGAAATCTATCCCTATACTTCCGAGTGGGTCCACAAAGCACTCTTTGCTTCCCACGCCCCGCTGGAGGTTGAAAAACCTGCCTACTGGACGAGTGAGTATGTTCCTTGGACTGAAGAGAACAGAGATACCATGAAACGCCTTTTTCCTCATGAAGGATACCGTGTGCTTCAGGGTGACGGGGTGGCTGAAGGCCCTTTGCTTGGAGGTTGTATTGAAGTATTGCTGCAATGCATCAATACACCTCTCTGGCCTGACTTTTCAGGTTCCTTGCTGTTCTTGGAGAGTTCAGAGGAAGCATCAGAACCACCTCAATACAGAGAGTATTTATTGCAATTGGCAGCGACAGGGATATTCTCACAGGTTCGTGGCATTCTATTCGGAAAACCTTACCAAGGGCTTCATGAGCATGCCTATGAAATTATCCTATTGGAAATTCTTCGAAATCTAGGCTTGTATTCGCTGGTGGTGGCTACGAACCTGCCTTTCGGACACAACGAGCCGATGTGTCTCTTGCCCTATGGAGCCCAAGCACGTTTTGATTGCAGAAAGAAAACCTTTACCATTTTGGAGCGTGGTGTTGAGCCATGATATCCTTCCTTGCCACGAGAAACACCATTAAAAGCCCAATGATGAGCTGCAAGAGGTCCACGGAAGTACCGATTGCCTTGGTGGTGGTCAGGAGCGGAAGGCTGGGGAGGGAGGACCCCTGGTAGTTGCAGATAAGGGCAACAAAGAGGTTGTTGGTTGCGTGGATTGCAAGGGCCGGTTCGAATCCTCCAGTGGCAATGCTCAACGCAGTAACCAAGCCACCGAAGAGTGCGTAGAACATCAAGACGAGCGTTGGGTTCTCTGCACTTCCGAGTTCCCTGTTTGAGAGATGGGGAGCCGTGAACAGGATTGCAGAAAGTACACAGGCAAGACCATTTCTCATTGCCCCTCTTCTCAGTTTTTCCCCTTGTACAACCCGAATGGGAAGTACCCTGAATACCACTTCTTCACTGCTGGTCTGGATGGGTGTAAGGACCAGGACCAAGGGAATCAACATCAGATGTTCCAGAAAGGATGCGTCACTGGTGGTGTATGCCTCAGGTTCAATCATGAGTCCAAGGAGTAGAAAAAGTATTGCCACCAGAAGATAAGCTCCCATGCTTTTTAAAAAGAGGGTAAGCCGAAATGTATTGTGGTCGGTGATCAATGTTTGTGGACTCGTGGTAAGCAACAGCTTCCATGAGACTACGATACCCAAAGCCATGGCAAGGAAAGGAGCGTTTGCCTTTAGGTAGGGGATGTTGAAATACCCAAGCGCGGTCATGAAAGAGGGGCCTAGTATCAGCCAGAAGAGCAAGCTGAGAACCATGGCCAGTGCCAAGCTGGAGGGCGAATTTCCTTTTTCTGTATTCTTGGGCATCAAGTTTCTTCTTGGTTTTTCCATGACGTACGCTCATCGTACACACAAACATGATATACTGCAACGTATGAGTCTATCACAAACGAAACGTTCCTATGTGCACGAGGCTTTTGACCAGGGGTTGATTTGTGTCTTTCCCACCGAGGTTGCAGCTCGATCATACCTGACTGATTATGCGCTCCATGGGAAACGTCATGCAATCCTGGCGGAGAGAGCAATCTCCTATGATACCTTTCGGAGCTATTTCCTGCCTCATCATGAAACCATAGTCCCGGCAAACAGTCTCACCCGCCAGCTTTTTATCCATCAGCTGCTCGAGTCGGGGAGTTTGCTTCGCTGTTTTCTCAATCCAGTCTATCCGGAGATGAACAACCGGGTGAAAGGATATCTTGCCAAGATATTGCCATCTCTTTTGGAAGCCTGCCAGGGAGAGGTGCTCAGTAACCTCGATTCTGCCATGCAGACGGACCTACTGGTGCTCTATGGGCAGTATCAGCAGTTCCTTGATGAGCATCAACTGTTCGAACCCAGATACGAGAAGCCGAGCATTCCTGATAACTGGGACATGCATCAATCTTATTGTGTTCTTTTCTCTGATACCATCGCAGAGGCGAAGGGTCTGTACGAGCAACTTGGAAGACCCTCCTTCATGGAACTGAGACCAACTCCCAATGAGGATCCTTCAGTGTTCTTGGAGGTGTTTCCCAACCACCTTGTGGAGATTAAGCAAACGCTCAAAAGGGTGAGGGATCTCTTGGATGCAGGAGTGGAAACACACCAGATTGTAATCGGCAGTACTGCAACCGACACCCTCATGGATGTACTCCGCGAGGAAGCAATGCTCTATGGTATCCCCTTGACGGTAAGGGAAGGGAAATCGGTACTCGCCTACAGCAGTGGGCGGTTTCTCAGTCTGCTCCAAGAGGTATATGACGAACAATTCAGTCTGGAAAGCTTGAAATCACTCTTGCTCGATCCTGGTATTCCCTGGGCTGAGGGAGAAAAACATCGTGTTTTCATCAAGCGTGCAGTCAGTCAGTCAGTCAGGCATGGCTCCCTATATGGAGAGGATCAGTACAGTTCCTTGCTGGGAGATAGGGGGTTGCAAAGGTGGTATGAAGGATTGAAGCAGAGCATCATAGCAATTGTCCAGGCCGAGGATATTGAGGACTTGCGGCGGAAAATCAATCACTTCCAGGATACCTACTTCATTCCAACCCAGTGGGTCGACACCGCCGGGGAGGATGTATATGCGTTCTGTCTTGATGCCATGGCTCAGGTAGGGGATGCGATGGAGAAGACCGGAATTACCTCGTACCCCAGGATCTTCTCTTTTTTGCTCGCTCACCTACAGAACAAGCGATATGTATTTCAGCAGAAAAATGAGGGTATTGCCGTCTACGGGTGGCCTCAGGTATCTGTTCTGAGTGCTGATTATCTTTTCATCCTTG is from uncultured Sphaerochaeta sp. and encodes:
- a CDS encoding mannitol dehydrogenase family protein, which produces MKLTNTGLQKRSEWEDKGYILPSYDRASMVQKTEKQPTWVHFGAGNIFRIFPAALQQRLLSKGLAETGIIVGEGFDYQIIDEVYEKHDNMTLMVTLKSDGSIAKEVIASVAAAYKCDQQFSKEWAFFQKTFRSPSLQMVSLTITEKGYALKRGDGSFHPAIEKDLLSGPEQNIMFLPRLVSLMYERFLADGGKLALVSMDNCSHNGEKLQDAVMTIAQAWEEKGLVKEGFVSYLQRDVSFPWSMIDKITPRPDAKVEAMLKADGFEDTSLVITDKNTYTASFVNAEEPQYLVIEDDFPAGRPQLEDVGVYFTDRDTVNKVERMKVTTCLNPLHTTLAIYGCLLSHSLISEEMRDPQLKRMVEIIGYEEGMPVVTDPGILDPKAFIDEVLTVRFPNPFMPDTPQRIATDTSQKLGIRFGETIKSYLGNDQLDVQDLKLIPLVFAGWLRYLMGLDDELNPFTPSSDPRLEEAQAFLKDINIGMEGPFPALEALLKDESIWGVNLQEIGMADLVLSYFTELVAGKGAIRATLIKYVQ
- a CDS encoding GntR family transcriptional regulator yields the protein MAQIVRVTASEEIYQTLRDEILSLRFKPGEELNLQQLSVQLQVSRSPVRDALMRLSSDNLVDIYPQKGTRVSLINLKQVEEERFLRKSLEDHAVKKFIYVARDDHFKAMEAAIEEQAAYAIGDDFIKFLEADNTFHAIIFHAIGMQRIWNIILAQGGNHHRIRLLSFYQKNVLADIIEQHRLMLNALRHKQLDAILNLEDKHLSKLLQETELMVGRYPEYFKQERTYAPLQFQHQQTWRPS
- the uxuA gene encoding mannonate dehydratase, producing the protein MHMSLRWFGSKHDTVTLQQIRQIPGVEGVITTLYDIPAGQVWPIERIQELKKEVEAADLKVLGIESVNIHDAIKIGGADRDKYIANYIQTLENLGKEGITTVCYNFMPVFDWTRTELAKMRSDGSTVLAYDQKVVDGIDPQSFLDQTNNSSQGFEMPGWEPERLAKIKELMEAYKDVSDDILFENLVYFLKAIQPTCETYGIKMAIHPDDPAWPVFGLPRIITSKERILKVMKAVDAPFNGLTFCAGSFGTNPKNDLPGIIRSLPGRIHFAHIRNLHHFEEGVFEEAAHLSSDGSFDLYEIVKALYDIGFEGPARPDHGRMIWGEVAMPGYGLYDRALGASYILGLYEAIQKSDQRK
- a CDS encoding glucosamine-6-phosphate deaminase, with amino-acid sequence MRVTICEDKHDMGYQAAKLGITIIKEAIEKKGHAVISVATGLSQFSLYEHLAKADIDWSKVEAFGLAEYVDLPDTHSSSFRYYLNNRFVEKVTHLGAFYQINGDAENLEEEVKRLNALIKRKKVDVSFLGIGENGHIGFNDPPANFETDDPYIVVELEDRCRRQQVSEGWFPKIDEVPSKAITMSVRQILKAKHLICSVPDQRKARAVAMCLYDQIGVYAPCAALRTKKECTLFLDRTASMLVMGDRR
- a CDS encoding UPF0158 family protein produces the protein MDNEHVSYRLPVLSRDLLDSIIFAMEDQANFYFLDLKDEFLVREDEIQYLDDIDEKERENRFIPIPDWEPSDGFHLMEMFANRVRNPLYRSRLLAALQSGRGVFRKFKDTLSETPILERKWFSFRDEQLKRVVVSWYREQESLAQLLELSDEETELTEDILLEDFTFETLEGPVTEEIMNMVQSLVTELEAGSEEDRIASVVLMRHLELDELDHFYLAKAQDGSLAAFLSYTMLADYLVEVPLFGVKTEYRGLGLFRLLFDSFSRQMARFHYHKVVITLASGFLGMEKLFAPYGAKEVTKQLIIDTKSWNTTHPSSEEAFL
- the eno gene encoding phosphopyruvate hydratase produces the protein MSIIEFIEAREILDSRGNPTVEVDVILEDGSMGRAAVPSGASTGVHEAVELRDGDKSRYLGKGVLKAVDNVNNIIAPELEGMDSLDQVAIDRAMIALDGTPNKAKLGANAILGVSMAVARAAADYLGLPLYKYLGAYHACTLPVPMANILNGGAHSDNKVDFQEFMVMPIGAASLREGLRMTAEVFHNLKSVLKGRKYNTSVGDEGGFAPDLQSNEEALEVIMEAIKAAGYTTGRDGDFMIALDPASSELYDEKTKTYTLRWSTGDKLTSAQMVDLWEDWANRYPIISIEDGMAEDDWEGWKLLTDRIGDRVQLVGDDLFVTNAERLKMGLEKGVGNSILIKVNQIGTLTETFEAIDLAKRNGYTSIVSHRSGETEDNFIADLVVALETGQIKTGSMSRSDRLAKYNQLLRIEDYLGDTAEYAGRDAFRVL
- a CDS encoding LD-carboxypeptidase, coding for MIRKPKMLKRGDTVATVSLSWGGAGDPELIWRYEVGKQRLQDVFGLKVIEMTHTLSGSSFIADHPELRAQDLMDAFCSPSINGIFTCIGGNDSIRLMPYLDLDVIAQNPKVFLGYSDSTVTHLVCYKAGFSSFYGPSILAEFAENREIYPYTSEWVHKALFASHAPLEVEKPAYWTSEYVPWTEENRDTMKRLFPHEGYRVLQGDGVAEGPLLGGCIEVLLQCINTPLWPDFSGSLLFLESSEEASEPPQYREYLLQLAATGIFSQVRGILFGKPYQGLHEHAYEIILLEILRNLGLYSLVVATNLPFGHNEPMCLLPYGAQARFDCRKKTFTILERGVEP
- a CDS encoding CPBP family intramembrane glutamic endopeptidase codes for the protein MEKPRRNLMPKNTEKGNSPSSLALAMVLSLLFWLILGPSFMTALGYFNIPYLKANAPFLAMALGIVVSWKLLLTTSPQTLITDHNTFRLTLFLKSMGAYLLVAILFLLLGLMIEPEAYTTSDASFLEHLMLIPLVLVLTPIQTSSEEVVFRVLPIRVVQGEKLRRGAMRNGLACVLSAILFTAPHLSNRELGSAENPTLVLMFYALFGGLVTALSIATGGFEPALAIHATNNLFVALICNYQGSSLPSLPLLTTTKAIGTSVDLLQLIIGLLMVFLVARKDIMAQHHAPKW
- a CDS encoding PD-(D/E)XK nuclease family protein — encoded protein: MSLSQTKRSYVHEAFDQGLICVFPTEVAARSYLTDYALHGKRHAILAERAISYDTFRSYFLPHHETIVPANSLTRQLFIHQLLESGSLLRCFLNPVYPEMNNRVKGYLAKILPSLLEACQGEVLSNLDSAMQTDLLVLYGQYQQFLDEHQLFEPRYEKPSIPDNWDMHQSYCVLFSDTIAEAKGLYEQLGRPSFMELRPTPNEDPSVFLEVFPNHLVEIKQTLKRVRDLLDAGVETHQIVIGSTATDTLMDVLREEAMLYGIPLTVREGKSVLAYSSGRFLSLLQEVYDEQFSLESLKSLLLDPGIPWAEGEKHRVFIKRAVSQSVRHGSLYGEDQYSSLLGDRGLQRWYEGLKQSIIAIVQAEDIEDLRRKINHFQDTYFIPTQWVDTAGEDVYAFCLDAMAQVGDAMEKTGITSYPRIFSFLLAHLQNKRYVFQQKNEGIAVYGWPQVSVLSADYLFILALDQEGSRCVERPLDFLPQQIEKALRREVDTTEAHFRCATLAEGTRFLSCHMRRYEGELMVPSYFLQHGRLTSYEADQQAITDPLAAELFLYKHAMLPDVRASASQKEWFLAAKKTVLAERADDYTRHPIKKDLVARLKDAQGRFQFSPTGIDQFDHCPYAWLARYLYGLKVEEYEVQAVDHQRIGMLLHSIYQRFFSEIHDYDPQKREMYQERLYALFDECLASYYGQRGPSPSMRSWIIASYREKIASILDGESALFAHGRSIAFEASYEVEQFPLLIHGRIDRVISLNPPEDTKLAVIDYKKGVPEVKRVSQHLESFQLPIYRFLLTHDRDVSVSNASYYSVKDEKYYTLWDQENDPSALLCEEQLQHRLESLLDTVQGGHLMATPSKKHCGPCPYRSLCRRRYATL